Proteins encoded together in one Terriglobus saanensis SP1PR4 window:
- a CDS encoding LOG family protein, which produces MSSLRALCVFCASASGHDPLWTQAAFELGSVLASREIELVYGGSKVGLMGTVADAVLAGGGRVRGVIPHVLVDLEVAHNGCTELHVVDRCIRARP; this is translated from the coding sequence ATGTCTTCCCTTCGCGCTCTCTGTGTCTTCTGCGCTTCGGCAAGCGGTCACGATCCGTTGTGGACGCAGGCCGCTTTTGAGCTTGGCTCTGTCCTGGCATCTCGCGAGATTGAACTCGTCTATGGCGGCAGCAAGGTTGGCCTGATGGGCACCGTCGCCGATGCGGTGCTCGCCGGTGGCGGCAGAGTGCGCGGCGTCATACCGCATGTGCTCGTCGATCTCGAAGTGGCGCACAATGGCTGCACGGAACTGCACGTTGTGGACCGATGCATACGCGCAAGGCCCTGA
- a CDS encoding alpha-1,4-glucan--maltose-1-phosphate maltosyltransferase yields MSSRSQGVALKPSEGRNRVVVEGVKPQVECGRFPVKRVVGDMVDVAAAVYGDGHDHVAARVLYRKSDASKWSEVRLKDVGNDLWQASFPVDAIGSWEFKVQGWVDHFDTWRSDLAKRIAAQPAPTGTGEISKDIPLAFLSGALLLDAASVRAEGDDAQQLKGFASSLRWLADKKLERYDDPLTEEIVALADKYPDLEFATTGEEMPLWVDRERARFSSWYEFFPRSAGPAGKHGTLRDAAKLLPELGQMGFDVIYFPPIHPVGTAFRKGKNNSTEAAADDVGSPWAIGNKQGGHTEIAPELGTFADFDSLVTAAQHSGMEIALDIAFQCSPDHPWVKKHPEWFSIRPDGTIQYAENPPKKYQDIYPLNFESSDWQGLWNELAGVFLFWAKRGVRIFRVDNPHTKALPFWDWCLNRVQEQYPDAIFLAEAFTRPHVMYGLAKRGFSQSYTYFTWRESKEEITEYMIEITTEPVRDFFRGNLWPNTPDILPGSLKIGGRAAFAVRAVLAATLGANYGVYGPAFELMDSIPVKPGSEEYLDSEKYQLREWNRASEDSLMPFLGKLNWGRRLHPALQRDDTLRFHPIDNPKLLCYSKQAGTDIILVVVNLDLENPQSSMTDLPMAEFGFGQDEHFEAHDLLTDAVFPWSGPHNYVLLDPQQMPAHVLHLHRAPTEQEQQDGVTA; encoded by the coding sequence TTGAGTTCCAGGTCGCAGGGGGTTGCGTTGAAGCCGTCCGAAGGTAGAAATCGTGTTGTAGTTGAGGGTGTTAAGCCTCAGGTTGAGTGTGGCCGATTTCCGGTGAAGCGCGTTGTGGGCGACATGGTGGATGTGGCCGCAGCCGTATATGGCGATGGACACGATCATGTAGCAGCGCGGGTGCTCTACCGGAAGAGCGACGCCTCCAAATGGAGTGAGGTGCGCCTGAAGGATGTCGGCAACGACCTTTGGCAGGCGAGCTTTCCCGTGGACGCCATCGGAAGTTGGGAGTTCAAGGTGCAGGGATGGGTGGACCACTTCGATACCTGGCGGTCGGACCTGGCGAAGCGGATTGCGGCACAGCCTGCGCCTACCGGTACCGGAGAGATTTCGAAAGACATTCCCCTGGCGTTTCTCTCCGGGGCCCTCTTGCTGGATGCGGCCTCTGTTCGGGCCGAGGGCGACGATGCACAACAATTGAAAGGTTTTGCAAGTTCTCTGCGATGGCTGGCGGACAAGAAGCTGGAGCGCTACGACGATCCCCTGACGGAAGAGATCGTCGCTCTGGCCGATAAGTATCCCGATCTGGAGTTTGCAACGACCGGCGAAGAGATGCCGCTCTGGGTGGACCGCGAGCGCGCACGGTTTTCGAGCTGGTACGAGTTTTTTCCGCGCTCTGCGGGGCCCGCTGGAAAGCACGGAACTTTGCGTGATGCGGCGAAGCTTCTTCCTGAGCTAGGGCAGATGGGCTTCGATGTAATTTACTTTCCTCCCATCCATCCGGTGGGTACAGCTTTTCGTAAGGGCAAGAACAACAGCACGGAGGCGGCTGCGGACGATGTCGGCAGCCCTTGGGCCATCGGCAACAAGCAGGGCGGCCATACGGAGATCGCTCCCGAACTCGGAACCTTCGCGGACTTTGACTCGCTGGTAACTGCTGCTCAACACTCCGGCATGGAAATCGCTCTCGATATCGCCTTTCAATGTTCGCCGGACCATCCCTGGGTGAAAAAGCACCCGGAGTGGTTTTCCATCCGTCCCGACGGAACGATTCAATACGCGGAGAATCCGCCGAAGAAGTACCAGGACATTTATCCGCTGAACTTCGAGTCGAGCGATTGGCAAGGGTTGTGGAATGAACTGGCTGGCGTCTTCCTCTTCTGGGCGAAGCGTGGCGTCAGAATCTTCCGTGTGGACAACCCCCACACCAAGGCGCTTCCCTTCTGGGATTGGTGTTTGAACCGTGTGCAGGAGCAGTATCCCGACGCGATCTTTCTGGCCGAAGCGTTTACACGTCCGCACGTGATGTATGGTCTGGCCAAGCGTGGATTTTCGCAGAGCTACACCTACTTCACCTGGCGCGAGTCCAAGGAAGAGATTACGGAGTACATGATCGAGATCACGACCGAGCCTGTGCGGGACTTCTTCCGCGGGAATCTCTGGCCGAATACGCCGGATATTCTTCCAGGTTCGCTGAAGATCGGCGGACGGGCGGCGTTTGCGGTGAGGGCGGTTCTGGCCGCGACCCTCGGAGCCAACTATGGCGTCTATGGGCCTGCGTTTGAGTTGATGGATTCGATTCCGGTGAAACCGGGAAGCGAAGAGTATCTGGACAGCGAGAAGTATCAACTCCGCGAGTGGAACCGCGCCAGCGAAGATTCTCTGATGCCCTTCCTCGGAAAACTGAACTGGGGACGAAGGCTGCATCCGGCGCTCCAACGGGACGACACGCTGAGATTTCATCCTATCGATAACCCCAAATTGCTCTGCTACAGCAAACAGGCGGGCACGGATATCATCCTGGTGGTTGTGAACCTCGATCTGGAAAATCCGCAGAGCTCCATGACGGACCTGCCGATGGCAGAGTTCGGTTTCGGGCAGGATGAACACTTCGAAGCACATGATCTTTTGACCGATGCGGTGTTTCCATGGAGCGGGCCGCATAATTATGTCTTGCTGGACCCGCAGCAGATGCCAGCGCATGTGCTGCATCTGCACCGCGCTCCCACAGAGCAAGAACAGCAGGACGGAGTAACGGCGTGA
- a CDS encoding acyl carrier protein: MQQQEIYEQLTPLFRDLFDDETLVLRPDLAAADVPEWDSFNHINLIVAVEQKFGIKFQTAELESMLNVAHLVSLIEKKLVAAGR; the protein is encoded by the coding sequence ATGCAACAGCAGGAGATCTACGAACAACTTACGCCGCTCTTCCGCGATCTATTTGACGACGAGACGCTTGTGCTGCGGCCTGACCTGGCCGCGGCCGATGTGCCGGAGTGGGATTCGTTCAACCACATCAATCTGATTGTGGCCGTGGAGCAGAAGTTCGGCATCAAGTTTCAGACGGCGGAACTGGAGTCGATGTTGAATGTCGCCCACCTTGTCTCGCTGATCGAAAAGAAGTTGGTTGCCGCCGGACGCTGA
- a CDS encoding TIGR00730 family Rossman fold protein, which yields MHTRKALMGELSDAFLILPGGYGTLEELFEVLAWQSLRLHEKPICLLNLSGFYDSLLTFLDYCVAQGVLKQRSRETLLVAHTVEEALAILSVEKA from the coding sequence ATGCATACGCGCAAGGCCCTGATGGGCGAGCTCTCCGATGCGTTCCTCATTCTTCCCGGAGGCTACGGTACGCTGGAGGAGCTCTTCGAGGTCCTCGCGTGGCAGAGTCTGCGTCTGCATGAAAAGCCGATCTGCCTGCTGAACCTCTCCGGCTTCTACGACAGTCTGCTCACGTTCCTCGATTACTGCGTCGCGCAGGGCGTCCTCAAGCAACGTTCGCGCGAAACCCTGCTCGTCGCCCATACGGTGGAAGAAGCTCTGGCTATTTTGAGTGTAGAGAAGGCATAG
- the treS gene encoding maltose alpha-D-glucosyltransferase — MSEFATKKQGSATDPLWYKDAVIYELHVKAFADGNGDGIGDFQGLMEKLDYLQALGVTCIWLLPFFPSPGRDDGYDISDYMSVNPNYGTVEDFQAFLEAAHARDMQVMIELVINHTSDQHPWFQQARLAPPGSPERDMYVWSETDKLYSGVRIIFTDTEKSNWTWDETAQAYYWHRFFSHQPDLNFDHPRVLEEVLNAMRFWMDMGVDGLRLDAIPYLVERDGTSCENVPETHVIIKKIRAAIDAEYDNRLILAEANMWPADVRPYFGDGDECQMAFHFPLMPRIYMALRQEDRLPITEIMAQTPAIPDSCQWGLFLRNHDELTLEMVTDDERDYMYLAYSGDPRMRINVGIRRRLAPLLDNNRRRIELLNSLLFSFPGTPILYYGDEIGMGDNIYLGDRNGVRTPMQWNSDRNAGFSRAVPAALYSPVIMDPIWGYQAINVEAQEQDTSSLLHWTRNMIALRKLFQVFGRGTQEFLKPENRKVLAYVREYNGERVVCVANLSRFAQPVTLDLSRWEGMVPVEMLGYVPFPPIDKSAYAITLGPYAFLWLELQDAPKAAETLPSAPPEVVIPASDIVGVLSGPGLELLQEAILPKYMARQRWFGAKTRTIQSTTVADWVLLPVEDAAILLVDVCYVEGPSERYTLPVAVRFDDTVVDDRFVLTKVRGGSDAGSVAPSVAGASLHEGVLVDALSIQAVRDAVLALIEKNETLTTQHGTLQGLRGTAVKAADGLVSRLTSAEQSNTSVLYGDQLILKMFRRIEEGVNPDVELGRFLTEETGFAYTAAFAGEIAYTVPGVEDAPEKRYTLGLLQAQVKNVGDGWEWTQAELARIGTVSQPGIKEFASYIAAARVLAERTAEMHRAFAGGASAEIAPEQPTSAKLAADAARLRAQVKRTLSTLKHKFVDLPEDLEEIAASLLSKRSAMDEVVQRLEKLPATEAGLWTRIHGDYHLGQILRTEKDFALLDFEGEPAKSLVERRKRQSPLRDVAGMLRSFSYAGAAYAHEHGETSGWVSLWEAEVSKEFLSAYEAASGGRLSASRRVMLQAYLLEKAMYELQYELDSRPTWAHIPLRGILRLLGIAG; from the coding sequence GTGAGTGAGTTTGCAACGAAGAAGCAGGGGAGCGCGACCGATCCGCTCTGGTACAAAGATGCCGTTATCTATGAACTGCATGTGAAGGCGTTCGCCGACGGAAATGGCGACGGCATCGGCGATTTCCAGGGGTTGATGGAGAAGCTGGACTACCTGCAAGCGTTGGGCGTCACGTGCATCTGGCTTCTGCCGTTCTTTCCCTCGCCGGGACGCGATGACGGCTACGACATCTCCGATTACATGAGCGTGAACCCGAATTACGGGACAGTGGAAGACTTCCAGGCGTTCCTGGAAGCCGCCCATGCACGCGATATGCAGGTGATGATCGAACTCGTCATCAATCACACGAGCGATCAACATCCGTGGTTTCAGCAGGCGCGTCTGGCTCCTCCAGGATCTCCCGAGCGCGACATGTACGTTTGGAGCGAGACGGACAAGCTGTACAGCGGCGTCCGCATCATCTTTACCGATACGGAAAAATCGAACTGGACGTGGGACGAGACGGCACAGGCTTACTACTGGCACCGTTTCTTTTCGCATCAGCCCGATTTGAACTTCGATCATCCGCGCGTTTTGGAAGAAGTCCTGAATGCCATGCGCTTCTGGATGGATATGGGCGTCGACGGCCTGCGTCTGGATGCAATTCCCTATCTTGTGGAACGCGATGGAACGAGTTGCGAAAACGTTCCGGAGACGCACGTCATCATCAAGAAGATCCGCGCGGCCATCGATGCGGAGTATGACAACCGCCTGATCCTGGCTGAGGCCAACATGTGGCCCGCCGATGTGCGCCCCTACTTTGGCGATGGCGACGAGTGCCAGATGGCCTTCCATTTTCCGTTGATGCCACGTATCTACATGGCGCTGCGACAGGAAGACCGCCTTCCGATTACCGAAATCATGGCCCAGACACCGGCGATTCCGGATTCGTGCCAATGGGGACTTTTCCTACGCAACCACGATGAACTGACGCTGGAGATGGTGACGGACGACGAGCGCGACTATATGTACCTCGCCTACTCGGGCGATCCGCGCATGCGCATCAACGTGGGCATTCGCCGCAGGCTCGCACCGTTGCTGGACAACAATCGCCGCCGCATTGAGTTGCTGAACTCGCTTCTGTTTTCCTTCCCGGGAACGCCGATCCTTTACTACGGCGATGAGATTGGGATGGGCGACAACATCTATCTTGGCGACCGCAACGGCGTACGTACGCCGATGCAGTGGAACAGCGATCGCAATGCGGGCTTCTCCCGTGCTGTGCCTGCGGCCCTGTATTCGCCGGTGATCATGGACCCGATCTGGGGCTACCAGGCGATCAACGTGGAAGCGCAGGAGCAGGACACCTCTTCCCTTCTGCACTGGACGCGCAACATGATTGCGCTACGGAAACTCTTCCAGGTCTTTGGCAGAGGGACGCAGGAGTTCCTCAAGCCGGAGAATCGCAAAGTGCTCGCCTATGTGCGCGAGTACAACGGCGAGCGCGTCGTCTGCGTAGCGAACCTCTCGCGTTTTGCGCAGCCTGTGACATTGGATCTCTCGCGCTGGGAGGGCATGGTGCCGGTAGAGATGCTGGGCTATGTCCCTTTTCCGCCGATCGACAAGTCAGCTTACGCCATCACACTTGGGCCCTACGCGTTCCTATGGCTGGAGTTGCAAGACGCGCCGAAGGCTGCGGAGACCTTGCCGAGCGCACCGCCTGAGGTCGTCATTCCCGCGAGCGATATCGTGGGCGTGTTGAGCGGACCGGGCCTTGAACTCCTGCAGGAAGCCATTCTGCCGAAGTACATGGCGCGGCAACGGTGGTTCGGCGCGAAGACGCGCACGATCCAGAGCACGACCGTCGCTGACTGGGTTCTTTTGCCAGTAGAAGATGCGGCCATTCTGCTTGTGGACGTTTGCTATGTGGAAGGCCCAAGCGAACGGTACACCCTGCCGGTAGCGGTGCGTTTTGACGACACAGTCGTAGACGATCGCTTCGTCCTGACGAAGGTGCGTGGTGGCAGTGATGCGGGCTCCGTGGCTCCTTCTGTAGCAGGCGCGAGTCTGCATGAAGGTGTCCTGGTGGACGCGCTCTCGATTCAAGCCGTCCGCGATGCCGTGCTCGCTCTGATCGAAAAGAACGAGACGCTAACGACGCAGCACGGTACTCTGCAGGGCCTTCGTGGCACAGCGGTGAAAGCAGCGGACGGCCTGGTCTCGCGTTTGACCTCTGCCGAGCAGAGCAACACCTCGGTGCTCTATGGCGATCAGCTCATTCTGAAGATGTTCCGCAGAATCGAAGAGGGCGTGAATCCGGATGTGGAGCTTGGACGCTTCCTGACCGAAGAGACCGGGTTTGCCTACACCGCCGCGTTTGCAGGAGAGATCGCTTACACGGTTCCGGGCGTAGAAGATGCACCGGAGAAACGCTACACGCTGGGACTTCTGCAGGCCCAGGTGAAGAACGTGGGCGATGGGTGGGAGTGGACGCAGGCGGAACTTGCCCGCATCGGCACGGTCAGCCAGCCGGGCATAAAGGAGTTCGCTTCGTATATCGCTGCGGCACGCGTTCTGGCAGAGCGTACGGCGGAGATGCATCGCGCCTTTGCTGGGGGCGCCAGTGCGGAGATCGCGCCGGAACAACCTACCTCGGCCAAGCTGGCTGCGGACGCGGCGCGTCTGCGGGCGCAGGTCAAGCGTACGCTTTCGACGCTGAAGCATAAGTTCGTCGATCTTCCGGAAGACCTGGAAGAGATCGCGGCGAGTCTGCTTTCGAAGCGATCTGCAATGGACGAAGTCGTGCAGCGGCTGGAGAAGCTGCCTGCAACCGAGGCAGGACTTTGGACGAGGATTCACGGGGACTATCACCTGGGGCAGATTCTGCGCACAGAAAAAGATTTCGCCCTTCTGGACTTTGAAGGCGAACCGGCGAAGTCGCTGGTGGAGCGCCGAAAGCGGCAGTCTCCCCTGCGCGATGTCGCGGGCATGCTGCGGTCGTTCAGCTACGCTGGTGCGGCCTATGCGCATGAGCACGGCGAGACGTCAGGATGGGTTTCACTGTGGGAAGCAGAAGTGTCCAAGGAGTTTTTGAGTGCGTACGAAGCTGCCTCCGGCGGGCGATTGAGTGCGTCACGGCGCGTCATGCTGCAGGCGTACCTTCTGGAAAAAGCGATGTACGAGTTGCAGTACGAGTTGGATAGCCGCCCGACGTGGGCGCACATCCCGCTCAGAGGTATCTTGAGACTGTTAGGGATTGCTGGTTAG